CGCGGCGTACGGCGTCTGGAAGGAGAAGAGCATGTACGGCCGCAAGTACATGGGCGTGGAGCGGACGACCTACGTCCTCGACCGCGACGGCAAGATCGCGCGGGTGTTCCCCAAGGTCAAGGTGCCCGGGCACGCCGAGGCCGTCCTGGAGGCCGTGCAGGAGCTGAAGTGAGTGTAGGGCGGAAGATCGGGGGCGGCTTGCTTGCTCGCCCCCTCGTCCGACCCTGGATCTCGCCCGGGTCAGGCGATCTCGCGTCGCGAGGCGTCCTCGGCGCGGGCCTGGGTCTGGGTGAAGGCTTCCAGCTCGTCGTGGCCGTTGCGGAGGTGCTGTTCGAGCTTCCGCAGGGCCTTGTACTTCTCGTCGCTGACCCGGTTCACGGCGATGCCGAGGTCCGAGCCGATCTCGGGGACGGACCAGCCGCGCATCCAGAGTTCGACGATCCGGTCCTGGCGGGGCGAGAGGACGGCGCGGCGGGCCGATTCGAGGATCTCGCCGAGTTCGAGGCGGTCGCGGTGCCGTTGGTCGGCGTCGGGCGCCGGCAGGGCCAGGGCGTCGATCGGCTGGTGTCGCTTGGTGCGTTGCACGCGCTTGCGGACCATGTCGATCGCCCGGACGAGTTCCCGCCGTTCGGGCGTGTCGTCGGAGAGGACCTGGGCGAGGTCGAGCTGCCCGTCGCGCGCCTTGGTGAGCAGGCGGCAGCAGACCTCCTGCGTGCAGTCGTCCCAGACGCGGGGGTCGAGCCGGGCGTTCCGCCAGCAGACCGTGCAGTAGCGCTGGATGTCGCGCACCAGGTCGGATTCGGAAGCCTGCGCGGTCAGGGCGGCGAGGCCGATGACCAGGGCCATGGCAGCCGGTCCGGCCTTGTAGGTGCGCGAGATCACGCTGGCCCCGTACTCGGCGGGCGAGAGCGGCTCGTTCGTCTTATCCGTCGGTTGGTCCTTCATAGTGGCTGACACTGCGCTTCGTGCTGGGGGTGCCGGGGTCGCCGTCGTTCATCATCTAGAGACGATTGTCCGGCCGATCCTCGCCGAAAATCAACCCGCTCCCGGTCGAATCCTGTCCAGGTTCTACCTAAGCCGGGATGGAATCGCAAGTTGAATTCCGTCCGCCCCGAGGCGCTCAACGAGCCTTGAGGATGCGACGGACCTCGGCGAACGTCCGGGAGTCGTCGATGCAGAAGTGGCCCGCGGCGACGACCATCTCCGACGCCACGCCGTCGAGGTGGGCGCTCGCGAAGGCGATCAGGCCGTCGTCGCCCCCGGGGCCGGGGGGGCCGTTCTTGATGGGGATGATCGAGTGCATGGAGACCGCCGAGGCGGGCCTGAGCGCGTTCAGCGCCGCCAGCATGGGGGAGTTCCAGCGCATCTCGTCGATGCTGGTGATCAGGCTGGCCCGGAACGAGTTCGTGAAGAAATCGGGGGGGTTCGCGGCGATCAGGCGGCGGTAGGCGTTCCGAAGCGGGTCGGGCTTGCGGACCAGCCGGCTGGCGACGTCGTGCAGGATCTCCTGATCGGCGGTCCCGCCTCGGTGGGGCGTGGCGATGAAGACCAACTTCTGGACCTCGGGACGGGCGCGGAAGACCAGCGTCTCGCGGACGAGGGCGACGTCCGCGGGCTCGCCCGCCAGCCGGTCGGGCTCCTGGGCGCTGACCAGCCGCCAGAAGCGGTCGCCGCTGTCGACGGTCAGCAGCTTCGCCAGGACGCCGCCCATGCTGTGGCCGACGACCACCATCCGGTCGAGCGCCCGGTCGGCCCGGTCGGGGTCGAGACGGCGCCGGACCTCGTCGAGGGCGAGCCGCATCCGGTAGGCGGAGTACGGCAGCGGATCGCCCGTGGCGTAGCCGAAGGTCCAGAACTGGTGTCCGGCGGCGATCTCGGGATCGGCTTCCAGCGCCCGGATCATCGGCTCCCACGTGCGCGGGCCGACCCAGAAGCCGTGGACGAATACGACCGGGACCTTCCCCGGCGTGTAGCGGGACGGGGTCGAGAGCCCGATCGGCTCGATGCGCAGCCGGCCCGCGGCCGGCGGCCGATCGACGTCCGGCCCCGCCGCGTCGTCCCCCCGCGCCGCGCCGGCGCCGAGGACGCTCGCCATCACGATCCAGATGCACCACCGCCGCCGGTTCATAGCGTCTTCCCTTCGAAGGACACTTCCAGGACGCCCTCGGTCGCCTGAAGCCTCATGGCCAGGGCCAGCAGGGCCAAGTCGGAGAGGCCGGCGACGGTCGCCTCGACGCGGTGGTCTCCGGGACGGCGGTCGCCGCCGATCCGGATCGCCTGCACCGGCACGCTGGCCTGGATGAAGGCCGAGTCGACCACGCGGGAGGCGGCGTCGCGGCTCTCGACGAGCAATGATAGCACCCGCATGCCGGGCCGGACCCCCACGCGGTCCTCGCACCATTTCATCGCCGTGAGCGTGGCGAGGATCACGGACCCCGCGAGGACCGCCGCGAGAATCATACCGCAGCCGGCCGCCAGGCCCACCGCGGCGACGGCCCAGATGCTCGCCGCCGTGGTCAATCCCAGCACGGCCTCGTTGCGTCGCAGGATCGTCCCCGCGCCCAGGAAGCCGATCCCGCTGACCACCAGCGAGGCGATCCGGGACGGATCGAGGACCACGTAGGTCGGCCGGAGCACGTCCTGGAAGCCGTGGGCCGAGACGATCGTGAACAGGGCCGAGCCCAGGCCGACGAGCATGTGCGTCCGCAGCCCGGCCGCCTGGTCCGCCCGGTGCCGCTCCAGCCCGATCACGCCCCCGAGCGCCGCGGCCGTCGTCAGCCGGATCAACAGGTCCCAGGTCGTCATCGTCGTCCTCCCCGCCCGGGCGGAGTCATAGGCCCGTCCGGCAGGCGCGGAAGAGCGGCCAGAGATACAGGCGGTCGGCCGGCTCGACGGGAGCCTCGCCGTCGGGGCGGGCCGCCATCCACGCATCCCACGCCGTCACGACGGCCTCCGGCGCGATCGCCGAGGCCGCCAGCGGCTTGCCGCGCCGGACCATCCAGACCAGGTGCCGGACGACGACCGAGGGATCCAGGCTGCGAATCGCCGCCGCGTCCTCGATCGTGAACCCGCGGTCCAGCAGCCGCCACGTCCATTCCTCGGTCGAGACGTGGTCGGAAGACGTCGCCGGTGCCGGCATCGCGGGCGTGGCCGGGCTCGGCGCCGCCGCGACGGGCGTCTTGGTCGCCGGCGGGGTCGTCGTCCGCGGCGGGCGTGGCGTGGGGAGCAGCGGGTCGGGCTCCGTGAACGGCTCGTCGATCGTCGGCGCGAAGTCGGGCTGGAGGCCGGCGATCGCCTCCAGCAGGGCGTCGCCGTAGCGTTCGATCCGCGCGCGGCCCAGGCCCTTGACCTCGCCGAGGGCCGCCGGGGTGGTCGGCCGCTGGCGGACCAGGGCTTCCATCGTCTGGTTGGTGAAGACGCAATAGGCCGGCTGCTTCGCCTCGCGCGCCCATTGCTGGCGGAGGGCCTTGAGCCGCTCCCAGAGAGGATCGCCGCAGAAGTCGGAGGCCGTCGCCGAATCGCCCGCGGCCGAGGAATCCGCGGACCGCGAGGCCGTCGCGGCCCGGGCCGAGGCCCGCGCCAGGCCGTGGACGGCGGCGAACTTGTGGGCGACCTCGCGGGGGAGCCGCAGGCTCAGGGCCGGGGCCTCGCGGTCGCGGAGCCAGGCCCAGCCGGCCTCGCTCAGCGAGACCACCGGCTTGAAGCCGTCGACCGATTGGCTCTCGATCAGGCCCGCCCCGCCCAGGGCGTCGATGAGGTCGGCGATCTCGCGATGGGTCAGGCCGCTATTGCGGAGGATGCCGTAGGTGCTCAGGGCCTGAAGGCCGCCGCGGGTCATCCGCTCGGAATCGGACCCGGCGAGCATCTGGGCGACGGACGTCTTGCCGAACCGCCCCTTCGCCCGCGCGACGCCCGACAGAACCTTCTGGATCGTCTCGCGGGCCGCGGGGGCGTCGACGAGGGTGGCGTCCACGCCGCCCGGCCCGTCGCCGTCGGACCGGCAGTTGTCGCATCCGCCGCAGTGCTCGGAGAGGTTGGCCCGCTCGCCGAAGTAGCTGAGGATCAACGACCTCCGGCAGATCGGGCTCATCGCGTACTGGGTCATCCGGTCGAGCTTCTCGTACTCGTGCCGCTTCCGGACCTCCAGCTTGCGGAAGTCGATCTCCAGGTCGCGCGCCTTGCGAGTACGGTCCACCACGCGGAGCGCGTTGCCCCGGAAGGGGGGGATGTAGTCGATCGGCAGCTCGGCGGTCAGGCCCTTGATCGCCCGGTTGAGGGCCGGGCGGTCGAGCCCCAGGGCGGCGGCCAGCTCGTCGGGGCGGAAGTAGCAGGGCTCGCCCACCCGGCCCCGCGCCATCGCCTCCAGGCCGGCGAGGACCGCCCGCTTCACCGGCGCCTGGGCGCTGATCCGCTCGACCAGGCTCCCCTCCAGCTCGTCGGCCTCCATGTTGAAGCGGACGATGGCCATGTTCTCGCGGGGCGAGAACTTCTCGATCGCCCCGGCGTCGTCGAGGATCTGGATCGAGGCCCCGACCCCCGACTCCTTGACGTCCACCCCCGACTGCTCCAGGATCTGGGCGTAGGTCAGCTCGATCGGGTCGTCGTCGAGGCTCCGCAGGTAGTCGTACACCTGGTGGACGGCCTGCCGGGGCGGGAACTCGTTCTCGATGAACATCTCCTGCAGCCTGCGGTCCCCGGCCGAGTACAGCAGGACGCAGACCGAGGGCCGGCCGTCGCGGCCGGCGCGGCCGGCCTCTTGATAGTAGGCCTCGATCGTGCCGGGCATGTTGAAGTGGATGACCGAGCGGATGTCGGACTTGTCGACCCCCATGCCGAAGGCGTTGGTGGCGACGACGACGTCGGCCTCGCCGTTCATGAAGTCGTCCTGGGCCTTGCTGCGGGCGTCGCGGTCCATGCCGGCGTGGTAGACGACGACCTCGCGACGCAACTCCTTGGCGACGTAGGCCGCCACGGCCTCGCAGCGGGCCCGGCTGGAGGCGTAGATGACGGCGGGGCCCGGGGCGCGTTCGAGGGTCCGGCTCAACTCCTGGAGTTTGGCCTCGTCGCGGCCGGTCTTGGCCACGACGTAGCGGAGGTTGGGCCGATCGAACCCCGTGACGAACAGGCGGGGGTCGTGGAGGCCCAGCTGCTCGGCGACGTCGCGCTGGACGACGTCGGTGGCGGTGGCCGTGAGCGCGATGCAGGGGGGCGAGCCGATCCGCCGACGGGCCTCGCCCAAACGTGCGTAGTCGGGCCGGAAGTCGTGGCCCCACTGGCTGATGCAGTGCGCCTCGTCGACCGCCATGAGGGCCGGCCGGACGCGCTGGATCATGGCCGTGAAGCGGCTGCTGCGGAACCGTTCGGGGGCGACGTAAACCAGGTCGTACAGGCCGGCCTCGATCTCGGCCATGCGCTGAGTTTGGAGCGCCGCGTCGATCGTGCTGTTGAGCAGGGTCGCGCGCACGCCGCGCTGGGTGAGGGCGTCGACCTGGTCCTTCATCAGGGCGATGAGCGGGCTGACGACGAGCGTCAGGCCGGGCGTCACCACGGCGGGGAGCTGGTAGCAAAGGCTCTTGCCGCCGCCCGTGGGCATGACGCAGAGGACGTCTCGGCCCCCCAGGACGGCCTCGATGACCTCGCGCTGGCCGGGACGGAAGTCCTGCAGGCCGAAGCGCCCGCGTAGCGCGTGCTCCAGATCGACCGGCTCGCCGACGAGACTCATGGACGCCGCCCCTCGATGACCGCGAGGGCGGTCCCCGACCCCCTCCGCCGCGCGAACCCGGCGGGCGTCGCCGCCCTCCATATCCCATTATAAGCAGCGGGCCGGCCGCCGCGTCAGCCCAGCCCGCCGGACGCCGTGCGGGGCCGGTCGGCAGGGATCCCTGAAATCAGAACCTCCGGGCTTTTTTATTTGACAAGCGCGTCCCGCGGCAGTAGATTCTGCGTTCGGGCCATCCGCTTCATCCTGGGGCGGCCGGACATCCGGCTTCGGCCATCCGCCGGGGCCGCTCGCCCGCCTTCCCCTAACCATCGCGGGAGGCCCGGCCTGCAAGGTGTCACCCGGCATTGCGACCTGCATCGACTCGGGCGCGGTTTTTGCTGAATATCCCGCGACCCTCCCATCGGAGCGACGGAGATGATCTCCCGAACCCGATCGACGTCATGTAGTCATCCCTCAATCGCCGTCCCATGGATCCGTGGCCATGCTCGTTGGGCTCGACAGACATCTTGAGAATGCGGCTGCGACGCAAGCCCTGCGTAAACGCCAGGCAAGGAGGTTGGCCCATGCGGCTTCTCGTATCAGGAACCGGTCGACGCCTCGCTGTTGTTGACCCGGCCCGCGGGAGGAGGCGGCTCCACCATGAGCCCCCTTCCAACCTCATCCCGCCATCCTTCGGCCCCGCCTGACCCCCTGGATCTCGATCCGTCAACCGTCCAGTCCGCCTCGTCCGTCCGGCCCGCCTGGATGCGTGATGCGAGACCATGATCCGCGTCTCGACGGCGCTGACGGGGGAGACTGGATCGTCATCGTCCACCGGCCGCCGGATTCGAAGGGCCGAGAACTCGCCGTCAGAGCGACGTCCCCCCCCAATCGACGGCTCTTTCTTTCAACCGAAATACTGGCTATTGAAGTCTTAGTGACGATGGGCAAAGACATGAACCCCACATCATCCTCCCGATCCGAGGCGTCGTCCGCCGGGTCGTATCACGATGGACTCGAGATCCTGGAAGCGCAGCTTTGGGATCGGGCCCGCCGGAACCTCCGCCTCCTCTATAACGGTGGTCGCATCGCG
The DNA window shown above is from Paludisphaera mucosa and carries:
- a CDS encoding sigma-70 family RNA polymerase sigma factor, producing the protein MSATMKDQPTDKTNEPLSPAEYGASVISRTYKAGPAAMALVIGLAALTAQASESDLVRDIQRYCTVCWRNARLDPRVWDDCTQEVCCRLLTKARDGQLDLAQVLSDDTPERRELVRAIDMVRKRVQRTKRHQPIDALALPAPDADQRHRDRLELGEILESARRAVLSPRQDRIVELWMRGWSVPEIGSDLGIAVNRVSDEKYKALRKLEQHLRNGHDELEAFTQTQARAEDASRREIA
- a CDS encoding RecQ family ATP-dependent DNA helicase; protein product: MSLVGEPVDLEHALRGRFGLQDFRPGQREVIEAVLGGRDVLCVMPTGGGKSLCYQLPAVVTPGLTLVVSPLIALMKDQVDALTQRGVRATLLNSTIDAALQTQRMAEIEAGLYDLVYVAPERFRSSRFTAMIQRVRPALMAVDEAHCISQWGHDFRPDYARLGEARRRIGSPPCIALTATATDVVQRDVAEQLGLHDPRLFVTGFDRPNLRYVVAKTGRDEAKLQELSRTLERAPGPAVIYASSRARCEAVAAYVAKELRREVVVYHAGMDRDARSKAQDDFMNGEADVVVATNAFGMGVDKSDIRSVIHFNMPGTIEAYYQEAGRAGRDGRPSVCVLLYSAGDRRLQEMFIENEFPPRQAVHQVYDYLRSLDDDPIELTYAQILEQSGVDVKESGVGASIQILDDAGAIEKFSPRENMAIVRFNMEADELEGSLVERISAQAPVKRAVLAGLEAMARGRVGEPCYFRPDELAAALGLDRPALNRAIKGLTAELPIDYIPPFRGNALRVVDRTRKARDLEIDFRKLEVRKRHEYEKLDRMTQYAMSPICRRSLILSYFGERANLSEHCGGCDNCRSDGDGPGGVDATLVDAPAARETIQKVLSGVARAKGRFGKTSVAQMLAGSDSERMTRGGLQALSTYGILRNSGLTHREIADLIDALGGAGLIESQSVDGFKPVVSLSEAGWAWLRDREAPALSLRLPREVAHKFAAVHGLARASARAATASRSADSSAAGDSATASDFCGDPLWERLKALRQQWAREAKQPAYCVFTNQTMEALVRQRPTTPAALGEVKGLGRARIERYGDALLEAIAGLQPDFAPTIDEPFTEPDPLLPTPRPPRTTTPPATKTPVAAAPSPATPAMPAPATSSDHVSTEEWTWRLLDRGFTIEDAAAIRSLDPSVVVRHLVWMVRRGKPLAASAIAPEAVVTAWDAWMAARPDGEAPVEPADRLYLWPLFRACRTGL
- a CDS encoding MgtC/SapB family protein, with protein sequence MTTWDLLIRLTTAAALGGVIGLERHRADQAAGLRTHMLVGLGSALFTIVSAHGFQDVLRPTYVVLDPSRIASLVVSGIGFLGAGTILRRNEAVLGLTTAASIWAVAAVGLAAGCGMILAAVLAGSVILATLTAMKWCEDRVGVRPGMRVLSLLVESRDAASRVVDSAFIQASVPVQAIRIGGDRRPGDHRVEATVAGLSDLALLALAMRLQATEGVLEVSFEGKTL
- a CDS encoding esterase/lipase family protein, whose product is MNRRRWCIWIVMASVLGAGAARGDDAAGPDVDRPPAAGRLRIEPIGLSTPSRYTPGKVPVVFVHGFWVGPRTWEPMIRALEADPEIAAGHQFWTFGYATGDPLPYSAYRMRLALDEVRRRLDPDRADRALDRMVVVGHSMGGVLAKLLTVDSGDRFWRLVSAQEPDRLAGEPADVALVRETLVFRARPEVQKLVFIATPHRGGTADQEILHDVASRLVRKPDPLRNAYRRLIAANPPDFFTNSFRASLITSIDEMRWNSPMLAALNALRPASAVSMHSIIPIKNGPPGPGGDDGLIAFASAHLDGVASEMVVAAGHFCIDDSRTFAEVRRILKAR